TGGGTGAGGAGGTCAGGAGGTCAGGAGTGAGAAAAATCACAAGAGAGAGACAACTTGGAGTGGggtggtgtgcacacctgtaatcctaacatgtgggaggtagaggcaggagtatcagaagttcaaaatcagcctCAGCTCCATACCCAGCATAAAGCTAGCCtggatgagatcctgtctcaaaaataaatctcAACCCCATAGACACCAtctaaaaaacagaagaaagtccagtgtggtggtgcacgcctttaatcccagcactcaggaggcagaggcaggtggaactctgtgagtttgaggtcagcctgggctacagagcaagttcctccAGGAAAGCtgggactacagagagaaaccctgtctcaaaaacaaaaacaaaacaaaacaaaaagttccgGTGAGGTCAGTGTCACTAGCGCAACAGAGGTAGAAGCCAATGGTCACAGATCCACTTGGAAGAAGGGAGGACCTGGCAGAGCCAGACTCCAGTATCTTActtcatttattgtttgtttggacTTCGTGAGACTTTGTGAGTCTCCCTGGGTAACCCACGCTGGCTTCTAATGCTCAGTTCTTGTTCCTGaggctcccaggtgctggggtgcAGGCTTAAGCCCCCACagccatgttttctcttattgaatctttctttttcccttttttagtGTGCTGACCAGAAAATTCAAAACCATTTACCCGATTGCCTCATACTTCTGGGGTTGTCccatacatattttcttttcttttttttttttttttggtttttcaagacagggtttctctgtgtagctttgtgcctttcctcgaactctgtagcccaggctggacttgaactcacagagatcctcctgcctctgcctcctgagagctgggattaaaggcgtgcgccgccgccaccaccaccgcccggctttccatACGTATTTTCTAGCCAACACATACACTCTCGTGCATGTGTTCTCTAAGCTGAGATTACACATTACAAAAGAGCACATTTGTGGCCAGTGATATAactcagcagggaaaggtgcttgccgGCAAGCctaatgacccgagttcaattcccgggaCCCTCGTAATTGAAATGAGAGACCCTATTCCAACAAGTTgttcccctggcctccacacatacgcCATGGCATGTGCCCAGCACCATCccccataaaataaacaaataaatgctttttaaaaattaaataacacatttttGTACCTTTTTTCTTTAGATCTTTATCACGTAAGCCATGCACAGCTGTTTTTTACAAAGCTTGGATTCCACTGAATACCATTCATGAAGAGACAACGTTGTAGAAATGAAGGATGGGTTAGACACAGTGGCACAGGCCTAGAATCACAACACATGGGGGACAGAAGCGGGAGGATTGGGCCAAGGTCAAACAGGGCCacatgagaccttgtgtcaaaaaaagaaagaaagaaagaaagaaaggaaggaaggaaggaaggaaggaaggaaggaaggaaggaaggaagaaagaaagaaagaaagaaagaaagaaagaaagaaagaaagaaagaaagaaagaaagaaagaaatagaagatgtCGGACGGTGGCTGGTTGCCTAGAGTCTGGGGCGACACAGTGGCAGTTTGCTTGAGTGGCATTTGAgagccctggattccattcccagtgccattaaaaaaaaaaaaacagtaagaataAGAATAATGAATGAcacaaagttctcttgttctttggTTACCCTGCCCCCAGAGGTCATCATTATTACATGTGCATCTGCCCAGGCAAGCCAGTGGACAGTACAGCAAAGGTCTCTCTTAGAAACGAAAGCCAAGTAATATATCTTAATGTGACGTTTCTCTTCAAAGGAATTTATGCCTATAAttgctgttgtttggttttgctctttttttttgggggggggcctcaccaactcccaaataaatcacacgacggaggcttgttcttaattataaatgtctggccttagcttggcttgcttcttgtCAGtcttccttaacttaaattatcccatctaccttttgcctctcggcttttcccgttctcttacttctgtaaatcttactccttGGCCTGCTGtatagctggatggctggcccctggagtccaccTCCTTCTCTGGATACTTCTTTTTGcatcccaaatttctccttctgtatattctctctgcctgccagccctgcctagcctttctcctgcctcgctattggccattcagttctttattagaccatcaggtgttttagacaggcacagtaacacagcttcacagagttaaacaaatgcaacataaacaaaagtcacacacttcgcaatattctacaacatataaTCCCAGGgttcaggaagagaaaggaggaggaggaggaaaaggaaaaagagaaggaggaagaaacaaggaagaggaggGCGGGAAAGGAGCCGCTGGGCCGGTGGCGGTATGTCCTCTACACGGCCTGACTCTTTAGGGTTGGGGTGTCCACCGTGGAACGAGTGAAAGACTTGCTGTCCCTGGCCACCGAGTCCTCAGAGAGCACATTCCGGATGATGCTGGGGAGTGACCTGCGAAGTCGCCCTTGGAAGCTCTGGCCGGCCACTACGTAGATGATGGGGTTCACACAGCAGTTGATGTAGGCCAGAGACACGCACAAGGAGTTCAGCCTCTGCACCTTCAAGAAGGTGGGCGAGGACTGGGGCAGCCAGCCCATCATGGCCCCTGTGACCTGGTAGGGCAACcagaagacaaagaaacaggTAACCACGGCCACCACCACCTTGAGCGTCTTGGTGGAGCGTGTGGCCCGGCGACTCCAGGTCCTCAGCAGGAGGAAGGTGTAGCAGAGGCTGAGCGTGAGCAGAGGCAACACAAAGCCCATGATCAGCCGCAGCATGGTCACAGCCCTCTCCTTGTGGATGCCACCCTTCCCATAGTTAATGCCACATGTCCGCTTCTTTGAGAGGAAATCTTCGTGAACCTGACGGAACAGGAAGGACGGGATGGTGAGAAGCAGTGCTAAGGTCCAGGCCGCTCCACAGGCCATCCACGCCAGGCGGGTCCCTCGGACCTTCTGACACCAAATGGGGTTGAATACCAGCAGGAAACGATCGGCGCTAATGGTGGCCAGCAGCAGGATGCTGGCGTACATGTTGAGCAGAATGAGTGAGGGTAGGATTACACAGGTCTGGTTGTTGAAGGGCCAGTTGTCATACTTTATAAGGGCCACGAATAGGA
The nucleotide sequence above comes from Peromyscus maniculatus bairdii isolate BWxNUB_F1_BW_parent chromosome 1, HU_Pman_BW_mat_3.1, whole genome shotgun sequence. Encoded proteins:
- the C5ar1 gene encoding C5a anaphylatoxin chemotactic receptor 1 — its product is MEPTNKSAIDYSNYNYPDENINFDVPVDGGPPQLWHPGDIVALIIYSAVFLVGVPGNALVVWVTAFEARRTINAIWFLNLAVADLLSCAALPVLFVALIKYDNWPFNNQTCVILPSLILLNMYASILLLATISADRFLLVFNPIWCQKVRGTRLAWMACGAAWTLALLLTIPSFLFRQVHEDFLSKKRTCGINYGKGGIHKERAVTMLRLIMGFVLPLLTLSLCYTFLLLRTWSRRATRSTKTLKVVVAVVTCFFVFWLPYQVTGAMMGWLPQSSPTFLKVQRLNSLCVSLAYINCCVNPIIYVVAGQSFQGRLRRSLPSIIRNVLSEDSVARDSKSFTRSTVDTPTLKSQAV